A window from Candidatus Tanganyikabacteria bacterium encodes these proteins:
- a CDS encoding PAS domain-containing protein, whose protein sequence is MLPEFARFLLERHCGDVARESYRRGVARDLPLLAYLPDVSQDMLVEAVRANTVLPLLEALAAGDIRPWIDLTREQIQAGRLGGGISLSAVELHDVIGGLSAYRQTLASFAPVYTQDPARVADLCLEVDDALTEAMITVAGSLFEIQVNLAATLRKTALTLEEAQRIAHIGSWEWDVATNRVEWTSELCHIWGISAAEAPTDYPSYLLCLHPEDRGEVDRIVTEAYKAKASFELQHRIIRPGGEIRWIYGQGHCYTDAEGSLLRMAGVGQDTTDRKRAQDELEKRTRELEEANAHLEELDRLKDDFLSVVSHELRTPLNFIMGFASVLDARVAGPLGDRQAESVTRILEGAFRMLRLVDNLLGVGRMQAGTLDLLLGPVDIAQVVEELRPNLQPFAASKGISLEFAATGPLLVHGDAQRLFQVMANLVENAIKATDAGGSVKLEAMRDGGGIRVTCRDTGCGIAPEDQGKLFQRFRQLDLKASRQAGGVGLGLSIAKNLVEAHGGEIGVESEVGVGSMFWFTLPGRDPAAREGRLSAERA, encoded by the coding sequence ATGCTTCCCGAGTTCGCGCGGTTCCTGCTCGAGCGCCACTGCGGCGACGTGGCGCGGGAGTCCTACAGGCGCGGCGTCGCCCGCGACCTGCCGCTCCTGGCCTACCTGCCCGATGTGTCGCAGGACATGCTGGTCGAGGCAGTGCGCGCCAATACCGTCCTGCCCCTGCTCGAGGCTCTCGCGGCTGGCGACATCAGGCCGTGGATCGACCTGACGCGGGAGCAGATCCAGGCTGGAAGGCTCGGCGGAGGAATCTCGCTCTCTGCGGTGGAGTTGCATGACGTCATCGGCGGCCTATCGGCCTACCGCCAGACCCTGGCGAGCTTCGCGCCGGTTTATACGCAGGATCCCGCCAGGGTGGCCGACCTGTGCCTGGAAGTCGACGATGCGCTGACCGAGGCCATGATCACCGTGGCCGGATCGCTGTTCGAGATCCAGGTCAACCTGGCCGCCACGCTCCGCAAGACCGCGTTGACCCTGGAGGAGGCCCAGCGCATCGCCCACATCGGGAGCTGGGAGTGGGACGTCGCGACCAACCGCGTGGAGTGGACGTCGGAGCTCTGCCACATCTGGGGCATCTCGGCCGCCGAGGCGCCTACCGACTACCCTTCCTACCTGCTCTGCCTGCATCCCGAGGATCGCGGCGAGGTCGATCGCATCGTGACCGAGGCCTACAAGGCGAAGGCGAGCTTCGAACTCCAGCACCGCATCATCCGCCCCGGCGGCGAGATCCGCTGGATTTACGGCCAGGGGCATTGCTACACCGACGCCGAAGGCAGTTTGCTGCGCATGGCGGGCGTCGGCCAGGACACCACCGACCGGAAGCGGGCGCAGGATGAACTGGAGAAGCGCACCAGGGAGCTGGAGGAGGCCAATGCCCACCTGGAAGAACTGGATCGCCTCAAGGACGATTTCCTGTCGGTCGTCAGCCACGAACTGCGCACCCCGCTGAACTTCATCATGGGGTTCGCCAGCGTGCTCGACGCGCGCGTCGCCGGGCCCCTGGGCGATCGGCAGGCCGAGAGCGTGACGCGCATCCTCGAGGGCGCATTCCGCATGCTGCGCCTGGTCGACAACCTGCTGGGCGTCGGGCGCATGCAGGCCGGCACCCTGGATCTGCTGCTTGGACCGGTGGACATCGCCCAGGTCGTCGAGGAACTGCGCCCCAACCTCCAGCCCTTCGCGGCCAGCAAGGGCATCTCCCTGGAGTTCGCGGCGACCGGGCCGTTGCTGGTGCATGGCGACGCGCAGCGCTTGTTCCAGGTCATGGCCAACCTCGTCGAGAACGCCATCAAAGCCACGGATGCGGGCGGCAGCGTGAAGCTGGAGGCGATGCGCGACGGGGGCGGCATCAGGGTGACGTGCCGCGACACGGGCTGCGGCATCGCGCCCGAGGACCAGGGCAAGCTGTTCCAGCGCTTCCGGCAACTGGACCTCAAGGCATCGCGCCAGGCCGGCGGCGTGGGCCTCGGCCTGTCGATCGCCAAGAACCTCGTCGAGGCCCACGGCGGGGAAATCGGCGTCGAGAGCGAGGTCGGGGTCGGCAGCATGTTCTGGTTCACGCTGCCCGGACGCGATCCGGCCGCGCGGGAAGGCCGGCTCAGCGCGGAACGGGCTTGA
- a CDS encoding IS1634 family transposase, with translation MASITKKMIDGRAYYYARECKRVDGKPKIVWQKYLGKAEDLIAARETQEKGGNVEPPAPEAAVITEFGAVAALFDIATRLDLARYIDRHAPKRGSGPSVGTYMLVAAISRCVAPTSKAGIADWFEGTVLRRLLPMDAKQLTSQRFWDHMDRIPSEAIEAIERDVVKHMVREFSIDIRRVLFDATNFFTFIDTFNERSTLAQRGKSKEGRAALRIVGLALLVSADFHVPLLHRTYAGNQHDSKTFESLTAQIVSRYRDIAKKAEHVTIVFDKGNNSEDNLAAIEKSPFHFVGSLVPTQHPDLLEIPATDFHSLADGGLPGVTAHRRQMDVFGVQRTVLVTYNENLFVSQSQTLLRVIAKCQQGIAAIQEQLHNRRTGKTKGGKRPTVDGVRSRAKECLNARHMKDLFPLHVEEKDGLPELSCSLDAAAWENLQRTLLGKTILFTDNDDWTDSEIVRAYRGQHAVEGAFACMKDPHHISLRPQGHWTDQKVEVHVFICVQALMLCSLLQRELHQKGLHRSIPDTLETLGRIREVAVVYPTVKGGPEPKVAVTLSRLTPDQQAMYDALGLAKHRSKN, from the coding sequence AAGATGATCGACGGCAGGGCCTACTACTACGCCCGGGAATGCAAGCGGGTGGACGGCAAGCCCAAGATCGTCTGGCAGAAGTACCTGGGCAAGGCGGAGGATCTCATTGCCGCCCGCGAGACACAGGAGAAGGGCGGGAACGTCGAGCCCCCAGCTCCCGAGGCGGCCGTCATCACCGAGTTCGGAGCCGTGGCGGCTCTGTTCGACATCGCCACGAGACTCGACCTTGCCCGGTACATCGATCGGCACGCCCCCAAGCGCGGTTCCGGCCCGAGTGTCGGCACCTACATGCTCGTCGCCGCCATCAGTCGATGCGTGGCGCCGACCAGCAAGGCCGGTATCGCGGACTGGTTCGAGGGCACCGTCCTGCGCCGCCTGCTCCCGATGGACGCCAAGCAGCTCACCAGCCAGCGCTTCTGGGACCACATGGACCGGATACCGAGCGAGGCCATCGAGGCCATCGAGCGGGATGTCGTCAAACACATGGTCCGGGAATTCAGCATCGACATCAGGCGAGTCCTCTTCGATGCCACGAATTTCTTCACGTTCATCGATACCTTCAACGAGCGCTCGACACTGGCACAGCGAGGCAAGAGCAAGGAAGGGCGCGCCGCCCTTCGCATCGTGGGTCTCGCTCTCTTGGTCAGCGCGGACTTCCACGTCCCGCTGCTGCACAGGACGTATGCGGGAAACCAGCACGATTCCAAGACCTTCGAGAGCCTGACCGCCCAGATCGTCTCGCGGTATCGAGACATCGCCAAGAAAGCCGAGCACGTGACCATCGTGTTCGACAAGGGGAACAACTCCGAGGACAACCTCGCCGCCATCGAGAAGAGCCCCTTCCACTTCGTTGGTTCGCTCGTGCCCACCCAGCACCCGGACTTGCTGGAGATCCCCGCGACGGACTTCCATTCGCTGGCCGACGGTGGCTTGCCCGGCGTGACCGCACACCGCCGCCAGATGGATGTCTTCGGGGTCCAGCGGACCGTGCTCGTGACCTACAACGAGAACCTCTTCGTATCGCAGTCGCAGACCTTGCTGCGGGTCATTGCCAAGTGCCAGCAAGGAATCGCGGCGATCCAGGAACAGCTCCACAACCGGCGAACCGGGAAGACCAAGGGCGGGAAGCGCCCAACGGTCGACGGCGTGCGGTCCCGCGCCAAGGAATGCCTGAACGCCAGGCACATGAAGGATCTCTTCCCGCTGCACGTCGAGGAGAAGGACGGCTTGCCCGAACTGTCCTGCAGCCTTGATGCCGCCGCATGGGAGAACCTGCAGCGCACCTTGCTCGGCAAGACCATTCTGTTCACCGACAACGACGACTGGACGGATTCCGAGATCGTGCGGGCCTACCGAGGCCAGCATGCGGTCGAGGGCGCCTTCGCCTGCATGAAAGATCCCCATCACATCAGCTTGCGCCCCCAGGGTCACTGGACGGACCAGAAGGTCGAGGTCCACGTCTTCATCTGCGTTCAGGCCCTCATGCTCTGCAGCCTGCTTCAACGGGAGCTGCACCAAAAGGGCCTCCACCGGTCGATTCCGGATACCCTCGAGACGCTCGGACGAATCCGCGAGGTAGCCGTCGTCTATCCAACCGTGAAAGGAGGGCCAGAGCCCAAGGTCGCCGTCACCCTGTCAAGACTGACGCCAGATCAGCAGGCCATGTACGACGCCTTGGGTCTAGCCAAGCACCGCTCCAAGAACTAG